taatatataaaagagtatgtatgtttgtatgttccctaataactcctaaactattcgaccgatctcaatgaaatcttttgtaatagattcgttgaaactcaaggaaggtttacatatatagtttgtcgtgtcacgatcccacccacgcattCACTCATGCATTTAcaatatctctcgaaccgtttattgacagaacaacgtctgtcgggtcctcTAGTTAACAATAACGAAAATAATATTCGATTACTATGAGCAAGATATTATTAACCTTTACCTTGCGCAGTGTTTCCAAGAAAATTCGACGTTCGGACCTCCAACAAATCATGAACACATTCCTACTAAGAAGGCAAAACTTCTTTTTATCTGGTGGTGGTGAAGAATCctggtggcggtgatcacttaatagcccttacgctcgtttgccctcctattccacctttatttttttttaaacgttgcaCGGGATGTATTACCTATCTATTTTTCTTGTCTAGGTCAACAAGGAGGACCAGGTGTAGGAGGAAGTCAACAAGGAGGATCAGGTGGACAAGGAGGTCAACAAGGAGGACCAGGTGGACAAAGAGGTCACCAAGGAGGTCCTGGGGGACATGGAGGTCGACAAGGAGGACTAGGTGGACAAGGAGGTCAACAAGGAGAACCAGGTGGCCAAGGAGGTCAACAAGGAGGACCAGGTGGACAAGGAGGCCATCAAGGAGGTCCTGGGGGACATGGAGGTCGACAAGGAGGACTAGGTGGACAAGGAGGTCAACATGGAGGTCCAAGTGGACAAGGAGGTCAACAAGGAGGTCCAAGTGGAAAAGGAGGTCAACAAGCTGGACAAGGTGGACAAGGAGGTCAATACGGAGGACAAGATGGACAAAGAGGTCCAGGTGGACAAGGAGGTCCAAATGGACAAGGAGGTCAACAAGGTGGACAAGGAGGTCAATATGGAGAACAAGGTGGACTAGGAGGTCAATACGGAGGACTAGGTGGACAAGGAGGTCCAGGTGTTCCTTCTGGTCCAGGTGGAGGAGAAGGTCAGGGGCCAGGTGAACATGGATCAGATAGACTGTCCCAACCATCACCTACAAACCAGGTCAATCCACCTAGTCATACATAATATCAACCAATTAAAGGACCGGCAGCACCGAGGCCTATTGCTTAATAAAGTCAGAAATAATTGTAAGTCAAtttaactatttcacacatagACATATATCACATATTCTGAAATATATTTAGGCCTgttattaaagaaaatttatgctCGTGATTAATATTCATTAGCAATATGAAGTCTTCTTGATGAATTACATATAAGGCAATCTCtccaaaataaattgaaacagCATCGTGTTTACGGGTCAGCTGTTTGTAAGTGATCTTCCCAGACTACACTTCaaactctcctgcaacaccatgAGGAGTCACAACCGACCACAAATGTGGTTGTACGTGCCCTTTTGAAGGTACGTATTTCGTATcctcctggaaacaccgcgagAAGTGTATTCCACAGTTTgatagtacgtggaaaaaagaaACATCTAGATGATAAGCATGGTAACTTTGGGGCTTTTACAAATGTTGAATTGGGCGGCACAGATCAGATCAACCAACTCTTCGTATGAAGTCTCGCCCGTTTCTCTCTCCTCATATAAGAAGAAATTTCGCTGTGCCTTTCATGTTTGATTCAGCAGGGAATATGATAACGATTATTTTAGTGACCTAGTTTGCATAGGCGATTAATGATTCTCCCGGTACAAATAACCAGTGCTGTAagcaaacaaaattaatgaaaaatagaGAAGATATAAACAGCATTTGTTTTATAAGTTAAGCTTTTTATTCTATtggttaatatattttattctctttaatttttttacatttgtattTGGAACAAAGGCAGCATGCCTATATGtatggactagtaaaaaaagaaggactccgcgccgtgttattagcaagtgaagcacctttatgctagtgtgtgtgaggttacggggtataccagttacacaattttttctcccttaaataatcatatatccacaaatacttttatagtattgtttttacacgttttcactacgcacgacagcatttttaaaatattttattgcgacgcaaactgatctgtcacagacgatggcaaatctcataatggcggccgatcggcttgtattagtgtaagtgtatgcgtggggctatgtatttatacgtttaccggcttattttggtgcctcacttatatgtaaggtgacatggagtccttatttttttactcgtccgtggcctATAGGTACGTAAATATGACTCAACATGGCTGTGGTCGTTCCGGgcgagttaaaaaaaaacagaacaacTGCACCATGTGCCTGGCATAAATCGCAACCCGCTCTTTTGCTACGtgaacattaattttaatatatttaattttttcagaaATACTTTCTAAGATCCTACATGGGCTGATCAATATTCTGAAATTGGAAGAATGACATTTAGGTCGAAAACAttccttaataaaattaatctaaattaaatcaaaagcTTGTTTTAATTTTGGTTTGGTAAAAAGTAGCCAGACGAGCAAGTTGTTCATCGGATGATTAGAGATATGTCCTGTCCACTAGAATACAGTACATTCCCTGTGTCGTTAGAGGCGACTAAATTCTTTTAGAAGTggaagagtcacgctgctgtcttatgacgtcagcacaatcgggcaagactcgtccgggttaaatACCACATTCGCACAGAATACCAGCGTGAAGTAGCAgtctagtgccgctatgtttcgtataGGTCAGTGTCGAGGACCGcatccgcatctatgcgtgtgtctacatgtcccatagtggtaacgctgAACTGGATCATCTCCT
The nucleotide sequence above comes from Leptidea sinapis chromosome 12, ilLepSina1.1, whole genome shotgun sequence. Encoded proteins:
- the LOC126967107 gene encoding uncharacterized protein LOC126967107 isoform X9, with amino-acid sequence MSKIFCLILITTLLVNRSFQRSAYGQQGGPGVGGSQQGGSGGQGGRQGGLGGQGGQQGEPGGQGGQQGGPGGQGGHQGGPGGHGGRQGGLGGQGGQHGGPSGQGGQQGGPSGKGGQQAGQGGQGGQYGGQDGQRGPGGQGGPNGQGGQQGGQGGQYGEQGGLGGQYGGLGGQGGPGVPSGPGGGEGQGPGEHGSDRLSQPSPTNQVNPPSHT
- the LOC126967107 gene encoding uncharacterized protein LOC126967107 isoform X12 encodes the protein MSKIFCLILITTLLVNRSFQRSAYGQQGGPGVGGSQQGGSGGQGGRQGGLGGQGGQQGGPGGQGGHQGGPGGHGGRQGGLGGQGGQHGGPSGQGGQQGGPSGKGGQQAGQGGQGGQYGGQDGQRGPGGQGGPNGQGGQQGGQGGQYGEQGGLGGQYGGLGGQGGPGVPSGPGGGEGQGPGEHGSDRLSQPSPTNQVNPPSHT
- the LOC126967107 gene encoding uncharacterized protein LOC126967107 isoform X14 is translated as MSKIFCLILITTLLVNRSFQRSAYGQQGGPGVGGSQQGGSGGQGGQQGGPGGQGGHQGGPGGHGGRQGGLGGQGGQHGGPSGQGGQQGGPSGKGGQQAGQGGQGGQYGGQDGQRGPGGQGGPNGQGGQQGGQGGQYGEQGGLGGQYGGLGGQGGPGVPSGPGGGEGQGPGEHGSDRLSQPSPTNQVNPPSHT
- the LOC126967107 gene encoding uncharacterized protein LOC126967107 isoform X6: MSKIFCLILITTLLVNRSFQRSAYGQQGGPGVGGSQQGGSGGQGGQQGGPGGQRGRQGGLGGQGGQQGEPGGQGGQQGGPGGQGGHQGGPGGHGGRQGGLGGQGGQHGGPSGQGGQQGGPSGKGGQQAGQGGQGGQYGGQDGQRGPGGQGGPNGQGGQQGGQGGQYGEQGGLGGQYGGLGGQGGPGVPSGPGGGEGQGPGEHGSDRLSQPSPTNQVNPPSHT
- the LOC126967107 gene encoding uncharacterized protein LOC126967107 isoform X10: MSKIFCLILITTLLVNRSFQRSAYGQQGGPGVGGSQQGGSGGQGGQQGGPGGQRGRQGGLGGQGGQQGGPGGQGGHQGGPGGHGGRQGGLGGQGGQHGGPSGQGGQQGGPSGKGGQQAGQGGQGGQYGGQDGQRGPGGQGGPNGQGGQQGGQGGQYGEQGGLGGQYGGLGGQGGPGVPSGPGGGEGQGPGEHGSDRLSQPSPTNQVNPPSHT
- the LOC126967107 gene encoding uncharacterized protein LOC126967107 isoform X3 encodes the protein MSKIFCLILITTLLVNRSFQRSAYGQQGGPGVGGSQQGGSGGQGGQQGGPGGQRGHQGGPGGHGGRQGGLGGQGGQQGEPGGQGGQQGGPGGQGGHQGGPGGHGGRQGGLGGQGGQHGGPSGQGGQQAGQGGQGGQYGGQDGQRGPGGQGGPNGQGGQQGGQGGQYGEQGGLGGQYGGLGGQGGPGVPSGPGGGEGQGPGEHGSDRLSQPSPTNQVNPPSHT
- the LOC126967107 gene encoding uncharacterized protein LOC126967107 isoform X4, encoding MSKIFCLILITTLLVNRSFQRSAYGQQGGPGVGGSQQGGPGGQRGHQGGPGGHGGRQGGLGGQGGQQGEPGGQGGQQGGPGGQGGHQGGPGGHGGRQGGLGGQGGQHGGPSGQGGQQGGPSGKGGQQAGQGGQGGQYGGQDGQRGPGGQGGPNGQGGQQGGQGGQYGEQGGLGGQYGGLGGQGGPGVPSGPGGGEGQGPGEHGSDRLSQPSPTNQVNPPSHT
- the LOC126967107 gene encoding uncharacterized protein LOC126967107 isoform X2 — protein: MSKIFCLILITTLLVNRSFQRSAYGQQGGPGVGGSQQGGSGGQGGQQGGPGGQRGHQGGPGGHGGRQGGLGGQGGQQGEPGGQGGQQGGPGGQGGHQGGPGGHGGRQGGLGGQGGQHGGPSGQGGQQGGPSGQGGQYGGQDGQRGPGGQGGPNGQGGQQGGQGGQYGEQGGLGGQYGGLGGQGGPGVPSGPGGGEGQGPGEHGSDRLSQPSPTNQVNPPSHT
- the LOC126967107 gene encoding uncharacterized protein LOC126967107 isoform X5 produces the protein MSKIFCLILITTLLVNRSFQRSAYGQQGGPGVGGSQQGGSGGQGGQQGGPGGQRGHQGGPGGHGGRQGGLGGQGGQQGGPGGQGGHQGGPGGHGGRQGGLGGQGGQHGGPSGQGGQQGGPSGKGGQQAGQGGQGGQYGGQDGQRGPGGQGGPNGQGGQQGGQGGQYGEQGGLGGQYGGLGGQGGPGVPSGPGGGEGQGPGEHGSDRLSQPSPTNQVNPPSHT
- the LOC126967107 gene encoding uncharacterized protein LOC126967107 isoform X11, whose protein sequence is MSKIFCLILITTLLVNRSFQRSAYGQQGGPGVGGSQQGGPGGQRGHQGGPGGHGGRQGGLGGQGGQQGGPGGQGGHQGGPGGHGGRQGGLGGQGGQHGGPSGQGGQQGGPSGKGGQQAGQGGQGGQYGGQDGQRGPGGQGGPNGQGGQQGGQGGQYGEQGGLGGQYGGLGGQGGPGVPSGPGGGEGQGPGEHGSDRLSQPSPTNQVNPPSHT
- the LOC126967107 gene encoding ctenidin-3-like isoform X7, translated to MSKIFCLILITTLLVNRSFQRSAYGQQGGPGVGGSQQGGSGGQGGQQGGPGGQRGHQGGPGGHGGRQGGLGGQQGGPGGQGGHQGGPGGHGGRQGGLGGQGGQHGGPSGQGGQQGGPSGKGGQQAGQGGQGGQYGGQDGQRGPGGQGGPNGQGGQQGGQGGQYGEQGGLGGQYGGLGGQGGPGVPSGPGGGEGQGPGEHGSDRLSQPSPTNQVNPPSHT
- the LOC126967107 gene encoding uncharacterized protein LOC126967107 isoform X1; the protein is MSKIFCLILITTLLVNRSFQRSAYGQQGGPGVGGSQQGGSGGQGGQQGGPGGQRGHQGGPGGHGGRQGGLGGQGGQQGEPGGQGGQQGGPGGQGGHQGGPGGHGGRQGGLGGQGGQHGGPSGQGGQQGGPSGKGGQQAGQGGQGGQYGGQDGQRGPGGQGGPNGQGGQQGGQGGQYGEQGGLGGQYGGLGGQGGPGVPSGPGGGEGQGPGEHGSDRLSQPSPTNQVNPPSHT
- the LOC126967107 gene encoding uncharacterized protein LOC126967107 isoform X8, with the translated sequence MSKIFCLILITTLLVNRSFQRSAYGQQGGPGGQRGHQGGPGGHGGRQGGLGGQGGQQGEPGGQGGQQGGPGGQGGHQGGPGGHGGRQGGLGGQGGQHGGPSGQGGQQGGPSGKGGQQAGQGGQGGQYGGQDGQRGPGGQGGPNGQGGQQGGQGGQYGEQGGLGGQYGGLGGQGGPGVPSGPGGGEGQGPGEHGSDRLSQPSPTNQVNPPSHT
- the LOC126967107 gene encoding uncharacterized protein LOC126967107 isoform X13, which encodes MSKIFCLILITTLLVNRSFQRSAYGQQGGPGGQRGHQGGPGGHGGRQGGLGGQGGQQGGPGGQGGHQGGPGGHGGRQGGLGGQGGQHGGPSGQGGQQGGPSGKGGQQAGQGGQGGQYGGQDGQRGPGGQGGPNGQGGQQGGQGGQYGEQGGLGGQYGGLGGQGGPGVPSGPGGGEGQGPGEHGSDRLSQPSPTNQVNPPSHT
- the LOC126967107 gene encoding uncharacterized protein LOC126967107 isoform X15; translation: MSKIFCLILITTLLVNRSFQRSAYGQQGGPGGQGGHQGGPGGHGGRQGGLGGQGGQHGGPSGQGGQQGGPSGKGGQQAGQGGQGGQYGGQDGQRGPGGQGGPNGQGGQQGGQGGQYGEQGGLGGQYGGLGGQGGPGVPSGPGGGEGQGPGEHGSDRLSQPSPTNQVNPPSHT